From Streptomyces sp. NBC_00370, a single genomic window includes:
- a CDS encoding ABC transporter substrate-binding protein translates to MRITTPLCLSLGAVLAASLTGCAVTSSAATPPTSMKMTIGYTAIGAAYSDLYICEDQGVFKKNGLDVKITLLNSSSQLVAALMSNSVQIGVGATTSTAAGAMNLKGVDLRYVALPINRYYLEMWGKKSVTPGEGLKGKKIGLSSPGSLGDAAVDSLVKSKGWSGDDVQKIFLKSTPAEVSALENGAVDAIVTQPPTGTKTRKKGFKKIMDFTGLPAAANAYTVKSNYLDANQKAVSAFTKSETECLAMLHNNKDLAVKSIMKHSGVNDKALAEYSYDFFNPLWAKDPRVDPALVKDAFAATVAKGVGTMPKDTSEYIDNSYVDKLRKSGFIDSLYH, encoded by the coding sequence ATGCGCATCACCACACCTCTCTGCCTGTCGCTGGGCGCCGTGCTCGCCGCGAGCCTCACCGGCTGCGCGGTGACGTCGTCGGCGGCCACCCCGCCGACGAGCATGAAGATGACGATCGGCTACACGGCGATCGGCGCCGCCTACTCGGACCTGTACATCTGCGAGGACCAGGGCGTCTTCAAGAAGAACGGGCTCGACGTCAAGATCACCCTGCTCAACAGCTCCTCGCAGCTCGTTGCCGCCCTGATGAGCAACAGCGTCCAGATCGGGGTGGGCGCCACCACCTCGACCGCCGCCGGTGCCATGAATCTCAAGGGGGTGGACCTGCGGTACGTGGCTCTGCCGATCAACCGCTACTACCTGGAGATGTGGGGGAAGAAGTCCGTCACCCCGGGTGAAGGTCTCAAGGGCAAGAAGATCGGGCTCAGTTCACCGGGCTCGCTGGGGGACGCGGCCGTCGACTCGCTCGTCAAGAGCAAGGGCTGGTCGGGCGACGACGTCCAGAAGATCTTCCTGAAGTCGACCCCCGCCGAGGTGTCGGCGCTGGAGAACGGCGCGGTGGACGCGATCGTCACCCAGCCGCCGACCGGCACGAAGACCCGGAAGAAGGGCTTCAAGAAAATCATGGACTTCACCGGGCTGCCGGCAGCGGCCAACGCCTACACGGTCAAGTCCAACTATCTGGACGCGAACCAGAAAGCGGTCAGCGCGTTCACGAAGTCCGAGACCGAGTGTCTGGCCATGTTGCACAACAACAAGGATCTCGCGGTCAAAAGCATCATGAAACACAGCGGAGTCAACGACAAGGCGCTCGCCGAGTATTCGTACGACTTCTTCAACCCGCTCTGGGCCAAGGACCCGAGGGTCGATCCCGCCCTGGTCAAGGACGCGTTCGCGGCCACCGTGGCGAAAGGGGTCGGGACGATGCCGAAGGACACGTCCGAATACATCGACAACAGCTACGTCGACAAGCTGCGGAAGTCCGGCTTCATCGACTCGCTCTACCACTGA
- a CDS encoding ABC transporter permease yields the protein MTATQLSSDRVRTPVPMVKRPSGQGPAGRHLNLILGVIGMIVVLGAWQICAATKIVDPNFSSSPAGAFTALVDAVRTGSLWDPLGSTLSIVALGMAISIVVGIPAGLLIGRSRIFYGLTDPIISIMYSVPYVVFLPMLIFWFGIGSNARLVIVVWSALFPLLINVIAGARNLDQAHIQVSRVFCASRMMTLRSVAFPATLPYILAGIRQAVGRALIGAIVAELFMGSAGLGYQVQLQTSNFEMDDAMASIAVIAVVAIVLTRGVGYLERRFTFWSGTD from the coding sequence ATGACAGCAACGCAACTGTCGTCGGATAGGGTCCGCACCCCCGTCCCGATGGTGAAGCGGCCGAGCGGGCAGGGTCCGGCGGGCCGTCACCTCAATCTCATCCTCGGTGTCATCGGCATGATCGTGGTGCTCGGCGCCTGGCAGATCTGCGCAGCGACGAAGATCGTCGATCCGAACTTCAGCAGCTCACCGGCGGGCGCCTTCACCGCGCTGGTCGACGCGGTCCGGACCGGCTCCCTCTGGGATCCGCTCGGGTCGACCCTCTCCATCGTGGCCCTCGGCATGGCCATCTCGATCGTCGTCGGCATACCGGCCGGGCTGCTGATCGGCCGGAGCAGGATCTTCTACGGGCTGACCGACCCGATCATCAGCATCATGTACTCGGTTCCCTATGTGGTGTTCCTGCCGATGCTCATCTTCTGGTTCGGCATCGGCTCCAACGCGCGGCTGGTCATCGTGGTGTGGAGCGCGCTCTTCCCACTGCTCATCAATGTGATCGCGGGTGCCCGCAACCTCGACCAGGCGCACATACAGGTCTCCCGGGTCTTCTGCGCCTCGCGGATGATGACACTGCGCTCGGTCGCCTTTCCCGCGACACTCCCCTACATACTCGCCGGCATCCGCCAGGCCGTCGGCCGCGCCCTGATCGGCGCGATCGTCGCCGAGCTGTTCATGGGGTCGGCGGGCCTCGGCTATCAAGTGCAGCTCCAGACCTCGAACTTCGAGATGGACGACGCCATGGCGTCGATCGCCGTCATCGCCGTGGTGGCCATCGTCCTGACACGCGGCGTCGGTTATCTGGAGCGCCGTTTCACCTTCTGGTCGGGCACGGACTGA
- a CDS encoding ABC transporter ATP-binding protein — MNHPRQKLVVEDLKLGHWSRRSEAFSLACDGLTFDVAEGEFVAIVGPSGCGKTTFLTALAGLIPVTSGRLELNDQQIVGAAPDRSLVFQQSSLFPWRNVVANIEFGLKAQKRLDESGRARVAELVELVGLAGKEDKYPRELSGGMSQRVNLARALATDPDLLLLDEPFSALDAQTREVMQEELTRIWQSDGGRTGNTAVFVTHDVPEAVFLADRVVVFSAGPAHLVEVVKVDLPRPRDAQIKRTAEFQEISDYILRLVMSQTQPGRRAKDHDSNATVVG, encoded by the coding sequence GTGAACCATCCGCGTCAGAAACTGGTCGTAGAAGACCTCAAGCTCGGCCACTGGTCGCGCCGCTCCGAAGCGTTCTCCCTGGCGTGCGACGGGCTGACGTTCGATGTCGCCGAGGGCGAGTTCGTGGCGATCGTCGGACCGAGCGGCTGTGGGAAGACCACCTTCCTGACGGCGCTGGCGGGGCTGATCCCGGTCACCTCGGGCCGTCTGGAGCTCAACGACCAGCAGATAGTGGGCGCCGCCCCTGACAGGTCCCTGGTCTTCCAGCAGTCGTCGCTGTTCCCCTGGCGAAACGTCGTGGCGAACATCGAGTTCGGGCTCAAGGCCCAGAAGCGGCTCGACGAGAGCGGCCGGGCCAGGGTCGCCGAGCTGGTGGAGCTGGTCGGCCTCGCGGGCAAGGAGGACAAGTACCCACGGGAGCTGTCCGGCGGCATGAGCCAGCGGGTCAATCTGGCCCGCGCGCTCGCCACCGATCCTGATCTGCTGCTGCTCGACGAGCCGTTCTCGGCCCTCGACGCGCAGACCCGCGAGGTCATGCAGGAGGAGCTGACCCGGATCTGGCAGTCCGACGGGGGCCGGACCGGCAACACCGCGGTCTTCGTGACCCATGACGTGCCCGAGGCGGTGTTCCTCGCGGACCGTGTCGTGGTCTTCTCCGCGGGCCCCGCCCATCTGGTCGAGGTCGTCAAGGTCGACCTGCCGCGACCGCGCGACGCGCAGATCAAGCGGACGGCCGAATTCCAGGAGATCAGCGACTACATACTCCGGCTCGTGATGAGCCAGACCCAACCAGGTCGAAGGGCGAAAGACCATGACAGCAACGCAACTGTCGTCGGATAG
- a CDS encoding cupin domain-containing protein has protein sequence MTDDPGFAHVRQVDFARFAALGPDERLSQKLLDRASGAGAVEVNYIRTPPGGGSPEGLHTHVVQQVFYVLAGTMTVEVDGRTYDAGPGSLVVFPKGVPHRNWNAGDTETVHLAINAPAPQLDEPFARPVR, from the coding sequence TTGACCGACGATCCAGGATTCGCCCACGTGCGCCAGGTCGACTTCGCGCGCTTCGCCGCGCTCGGCCCCGACGAGCGCCTGTCCCAGAAACTCCTCGACCGCGCCAGCGGGGCAGGCGCGGTCGAGGTGAACTACATACGCACACCGCCGGGCGGCGGCTCGCCCGAGGGCCTGCACACCCATGTCGTCCAGCAGGTGTTCTACGTGCTGGCCGGGACCATGACCGTCGAGGTCGACGGCCGTACGTACGACGCGGGCCCCGGCAGCCTCGTGGTGTTCCCCAAGGGCGTGCCGCACCGCAACTGGAACGCGGGCGACACCGAGACGGTGCACCTGGCGATCAACGCCCCGGCGCCGCAGCTGGACGAGCCCTTCGCAAGGCCCGTCCGCTGA
- a CDS encoding medium chain dehydrogenase/reductase family protein, with protein sequence MSTEGLVEVVLPGKVEPEGLQIRRGAVPSAGPGQVVVLMEATGVSFAEQQMRRGRYYDQPPFPFVPGYDVVGTVLTAGQGVEPGLVGTRVAALVKVGGWASHVVIEAADVVEVPEGIGAAEAETVVVNGITAWQMLHRKACVRAGQTVLVHGANGGVGSVLVQLAQAAGVKVIGTASKRHHDALRERGVVPVDYRAGNVAARVRELAPGGVDAVFDHVGGRSVVDSWGLLAPDGTLVSYGSASTRDDTGSKQWPVIKLLGRVWLWNALPNRRRAYFFNIWAGRSLGKDRFRARLRADLTQVFAALKRGDVTAQIAAQLPLTSVADAMRLAESGTVAGKIVLNP encoded by the coding sequence ATGAGCACCGAAGGACTCGTCGAGGTCGTCCTGCCCGGCAAGGTCGAGCCGGAGGGACTGCAGATCAGGCGCGGCGCCGTCCCCTCCGCGGGCCCCGGCCAGGTCGTGGTCCTGATGGAGGCGACCGGGGTCTCCTTCGCCGAGCAGCAGATGCGCCGCGGCCGGTACTACGACCAGCCGCCGTTCCCCTTCGTGCCCGGCTACGACGTGGTCGGTACGGTGCTGACGGCCGGCCAGGGCGTCGAGCCGGGACTGGTCGGCACCCGGGTCGCCGCGCTGGTCAAGGTAGGCGGCTGGGCCAGCCATGTGGTGATCGAGGCGGCGGACGTGGTGGAGGTGCCCGAGGGGATCGGCGCCGCCGAGGCGGAGACCGTGGTGGTCAACGGCATCACCGCCTGGCAGATGCTGCACCGCAAGGCCTGCGTCCGCGCCGGGCAGACCGTCCTGGTGCACGGCGCCAACGGCGGTGTCGGCTCGGTCCTGGTGCAGCTCGCACAGGCCGCCGGTGTGAAGGTGATCGGTACGGCGTCGAAGCGCCACCACGACGCCCTGCGGGAACGGGGCGTCGTCCCCGTCGACTACCGCGCGGGGAATGTCGCGGCGCGGGTGCGCGAACTGGCCCCCGGCGGTGTGGACGCCGTCTTCGACCACGTCGGCGGCCGGAGCGTCGTCGACTCCTGGGGCCTCCTCGCGCCGGACGGCACGCTCGTCTCGTACGGCAGCGCCTCCACCCGCGACGACACCGGCTCCAAGCAGTGGCCGGTGATCAAGCTGCTCGGCCGGGTGTGGCTGTGGAACGCGCTGCCCAACCGCCGCCGCGCCTACTTCTTCAACATCTGGGCGGGGCGGTCGCTGGGCAAGGACCGGTTCAGGGCCCGGCTGCGCGCCGACCTCACGCAGGTCTTCGCGGCGCTGAAGCGGGGTGACGTGACCGCCCAGATCGCCGCCCAACTGCCGCTGACCAGCGTCGCGGACGCCATGCGGCTGGCCGAATCGGGCACCGTCGCCGGCAAGATCGTGCTCAACCCTTAG
- a CDS encoding TetR/AcrR family transcriptional regulator, with the protein MAETGTRTPRERYRTQVRAEIKERAWEQMASAGASALSLNAIAKGMGMSGPALYRYFAGRDELMTELIRDSYRSLADAFGAAAASGPDVAALAHALRDWALADPQRYFLVYGTPVPGYHAPADITGIAAEIMAALLDAYTASASPPSVSAPPDGAPTEAPTRAATTFDTHLEDHRQWAEGHPAPVAALRRALAFWTRLHGVLSLELAGHFAGMTFDPALLFEAELEGLTTVTPG; encoded by the coding sequence ATGGCGGAGACGGGCACACGGACCCCGCGCGAGCGCTACCGCACGCAGGTGCGTGCGGAGATCAAGGAACGCGCGTGGGAGCAGATGGCCTCGGCCGGGGCGTCGGCGCTCTCCCTCAACGCCATCGCCAAGGGGATGGGCATGAGCGGACCCGCGCTCTACCGGTACTTCGCCGGCCGGGACGAGCTGATGACCGAGCTCATCAGGGACTCGTACCGCAGTCTCGCCGACGCCTTCGGCGCCGCCGCCGCATCGGGGCCCGACGTGGCCGCGCTGGCACACGCCCTGCGCGACTGGGCGCTCGCCGATCCGCAGCGGTACTTCCTCGTCTACGGCACGCCCGTGCCCGGGTATCACGCGCCCGCCGACATCACCGGGATCGCGGCCGAGATCATGGCGGCACTGCTCGACGCCTACACGGCGTCGGCGTCGCCCCCGTCCGTATCCGCGCCCCCGGACGGAGCGCCCACGGAAGCGCCCACCCGAGCGGCGACCACCTTCGACACACACCTCGAAGACCACAGGCAGTGGGCCGAAGGTCACCCCGCCCCGGTCGCCGCGCTGCGCCGGGCGCTGGCGTTCTGGACCCGGCTGCACGGCGTGCTGTCCCTGGAACTCGCGGGGCACTTCGCCGGGATGACCTTCGACCCCGCGCTGCTCTTCGAGGCCGAACTGGAAGGCCTGACCACGGTCACACCGGGTTGA
- a CDS encoding zinc-dependent alcohol dehydrogenase family protein: MRATLIYGAGDIRVEDVPDPKIRQPTDAVVRVLRSCICGSDLWPYGSRPASDTGARIGHEFLGVVEETGAEVSGLKRGDVVVAPFVWADNTCDFCQEGLQTSCRHGGGWGSDGVDGGQGEAVRVPQAQGTLVKLPVGEDSALLPSLLTLSDVFSTGHHCAVTAGVGPRTTVTVVGDGAVGLSAVLAAKRLGAERIILMGRHKDRTDLGQDFGATDVVAERGDEGIEKVRELTDGDGTHTVLECVGLKPAIDTALGVVRSGGTISRVGAPQYRDVPMDFPVFLRNITLTGGVAPARAYIEELLPDVLDGTVEPGRVFDRTVSMDEVPDGYRAMADREALKVLVNPV; the protein is encoded by the coding sequence ATGCGAGCGACTCTTATTTACGGCGCAGGCGACATACGGGTGGAGGACGTGCCCGACCCCAAGATCCGGCAGCCCACCGACGCGGTGGTGCGCGTACTGCGCTCCTGTATCTGCGGCAGTGACCTGTGGCCCTACGGTTCCAGGCCAGCCTCCGACACGGGCGCCAGGATTGGCCACGAATTCCTGGGCGTGGTGGAGGAGACCGGCGCCGAGGTGTCGGGGCTGAAGCGCGGCGACGTCGTGGTGGCGCCCTTCGTATGGGCCGACAACACCTGCGACTTCTGCCAGGAAGGGCTGCAGACCTCCTGCCGGCACGGCGGCGGCTGGGGATCCGACGGCGTGGACGGCGGCCAGGGCGAGGCGGTACGGGTACCGCAGGCGCAGGGCACGCTGGTGAAGCTGCCCGTCGGCGAGGACTCCGCGCTGCTGCCGTCGCTGCTGACGCTCTCGGACGTGTTCTCCACCGGCCACCACTGCGCGGTGACCGCAGGTGTCGGACCCCGTACGACGGTGACGGTCGTCGGCGACGGCGCCGTGGGTCTTTCGGCGGTGCTGGCGGCCAAACGGCTGGGCGCCGAGCGGATCATCCTCATGGGCCGGCACAAGGACCGTACGGATCTCGGCCAGGACTTCGGCGCCACCGATGTCGTCGCCGAGCGTGGCGACGAGGGCATCGAGAAGGTCCGCGAGCTGACCGATGGTGACGGCACCCACACGGTCCTGGAGTGCGTCGGCCTGAAGCCGGCCATCGACACCGCCCTGGGCGTGGTGCGGTCCGGCGGCACCATCAGCCGCGTCGGCGCCCCGCAGTACCGGGACGTCCCGATGGACTTCCCCGTCTTCCTGCGCAACATCACCCTCACCGGCGGTGTGGCCCCGGCCCGCGCCTACATCGAGGAGCTGCTGCCCGACGTCCTGGACGGTACGGTCGAGCCGGGCCGGGTCTTCGACCGTACGGTGAGCATGGACGAGGTGCCGGACGGCTACCGGGCCATGGCCGACCGCGAGGCGCTGAAGGTGCTCGTCAACCCGGTGTGA
- a CDS encoding PRC-barrel domain-containing protein has translation MSSNIWGYQPTTGHSAGADLTGFKVEATDGSIGKVDKHSDEVGSSYLVVDTGVWIFGKHVLLPAGTVSRIDTDDKKVFVDRTKDQIKNAPEFDKDKHTGDAGYHEQVGGYYGEHRA, from the coding sequence ATGAGCAGCAACATCTGGGGTTACCAGCCGACGACCGGCCACTCCGCCGGCGCCGATCTGACCGGCTTCAAGGTCGAGGCGACCGACGGCAGCATCGGCAAGGTCGACAAGCACTCCGACGAGGTGGGCTCCTCCTACCTGGTGGTTGACACCGGCGTATGGATCTTCGGGAAGCACGTCCTGCTGCCCGCCGGCACCGTCAGCCGCATCGACACCGACGACAAGAAGGTCTTTGTCGACCGGACCAAGGACCAGATCAAGAACGCGCCCGAGTTCGACAAGGACAAGCACACCGGTGACGCGGGCTATCACGAGCAGGTCGGCGGCTACTACGGCGAGCACCGCGCCTGA
- a CDS encoding class F sortase, whose amino-acid sequence MTGVVKGCGGEEPAAAPQLGKARAAGAAVTAHARPVVNHAPLPPSAPKKVAVPGIMIEAPVMRLSLARDGRLGTPPMSKPRWVGWYAAGPSPGERGTAVVVGHRDTTTGPAIFLNLNALHPGDLVKVRRADHRTAVFTVDSVKTYTRGSFPNRQVYGDTGRAELRLLTCGGRFDHKKGYSANVVVFAHLTGVTTP is encoded by the coding sequence GTGACCGGAGTCGTGAAGGGGTGCGGCGGCGAGGAGCCCGCCGCCGCACCCCAGCTCGGCAAGGCGCGCGCCGCGGGGGCCGCCGTCACCGCACACGCCCGACCGGTGGTCAACCACGCTCCGCTGCCGCCGTCTGCGCCCAAGAAGGTGGCGGTGCCGGGCATCATGATCGAGGCTCCGGTCATGCGACTGTCCCTCGCCCGGGACGGCCGGCTCGGTACGCCGCCGATGAGCAAGCCGCGCTGGGTCGGCTGGTACGCGGCCGGCCCGTCCCCCGGCGAACGGGGAACAGCCGTCGTCGTGGGGCACCGTGACACCACGACGGGCCCCGCGATCTTCCTCAACCTCAACGCGCTGCACCCCGGTGACCTCGTCAAGGTGCGGCGGGCCGACCACCGTACGGCGGTCTTCACGGTCGACTCCGTGAAGACGTACACGCGGGGGTCGTTCCCGAACCGGCAGGTCTACGGCGACACGGGCCGCGCCGAACTCCGGCTCCTCACCTGCGGCGGCCGGTTCGACCACAAGAAGGGCTACTCCGCGAACGTCGTGGTCTTCGCCCACCTCACCGGCGTCACCACCCCGTGA
- a CDS encoding LLM class F420-dependent oxidoreductase, whose amino-acid sequence MKLGIHFANHTLPGGAPSLAETLAKAAESADDAGCAWVTLMDHWLQMEQLATAQDPMLEGYTSLGFLAARTSRVRLGLLVTGVTYRNPALLAKTVTTLDVLSGGRAMLGIGAAWYEREHRAYGVTFPPVAERFELLEETLQIVRQMWSDDEGPYNGRHYQLAETICSPRPLQQPHPPILIGGSGEKKTLRLVAKYGDACNLFATTPDEVAHKLRVLAEHCEREGRDIAEIEKTILGGDPFADPDGFLAEMEQYARLGVDHVQVMPGTPDPVEYIETIGRTVIPRLADI is encoded by the coding sequence GTGAAACTGGGCATCCATTTCGCCAACCACACCCTGCCGGGGGGCGCGCCCTCGCTCGCCGAAACCTTGGCCAAGGCCGCCGAGAGCGCCGACGACGCGGGCTGTGCCTGGGTCACACTCATGGACCACTGGCTCCAGATGGAGCAGTTGGCCACCGCCCAGGACCCGATGCTGGAGGGGTACACCTCCCTCGGTTTCCTGGCGGCGAGGACCAGCCGCGTACGGCTCGGCCTGCTGGTCACGGGTGTGACGTACCGCAACCCCGCGCTGCTGGCGAAGACCGTGACGACCCTGGACGTACTGTCCGGGGGCCGCGCGATGCTGGGCATCGGGGCGGCCTGGTACGAGCGCGAACACCGCGCGTACGGTGTGACGTTCCCACCGGTCGCCGAGCGCTTCGAACTGCTGGAGGAGACGCTGCAGATCGTCCGCCAGATGTGGAGCGACGACGAAGGCCCGTACAACGGGCGGCACTACCAGCTCGCCGAGACGATCTGCTCCCCGCGCCCGCTGCAGCAGCCGCACCCGCCGATCCTGATCGGCGGCAGCGGCGAGAAGAAGACGCTGCGTCTGGTCGCCAAGTACGGGGACGCGTGCAACCTGTTCGCCACGACCCCCGACGAAGTCGCCCACAAGCTGCGGGTGCTGGCCGAGCACTGTGAGCGCGAGGGCCGCGACATCGCCGAGATCGAGAAGACCATCCTGGGCGGGGACCCGTTCGCCGACCCCGACGGGTTCCTCGCAGAGATGGAACAGTACGCGCGGCTCGGCGTCGATCACGTCCAGGTGATGCCGGGGACCCCGGACCCGGTCGAATACATCGAGACGATCGGCAGGACCGTCATTCCCCGCCTCGCCGACATCTGA
- a CDS encoding SDR family oxidoreductase, producing MSRSTLDLTVPELSGKLAVVTGGSDGIGLGLAGRLAAAGADVVLPVRNAAKGAAAVERIKADHPAAKVSTRELDLASLASVAALGATLNGEGRPVNILVNNAGLMTPPARQETEDGFELQFGTNHLGHFALTAHLLPLLRAGSARVTSQTSVGARTGGINWDDLAWKDSYNGSRAYSQSKIAVLMFALELERRSRAGGWGITSNAAHPGITPSNLLAAQPHMGRTKDAPPLRLIRAFARAGFLFQPLEDGPLPSLYAATGPAARGGAFYGPSGFQHLGGAPAEQDVYKPARDEAEATRMWTVSEDLTRVSFPAG from the coding sequence ATGTCCCGTTCCACGCTTGATCTCACCGTGCCCGAGCTGTCCGGCAAGCTGGCCGTGGTGACCGGCGGCAGCGACGGGATCGGGCTCGGGCTGGCCGGGCGGCTCGCCGCGGCGGGGGCCGATGTCGTCCTGCCGGTGCGTAACGCGGCCAAGGGCGCGGCGGCCGTCGAGCGGATCAAGGCCGACCACCCCGCGGCGAAGGTGTCCACCCGCGAACTGGACCTGGCGTCGCTGGCCTCCGTCGCCGCGCTCGGCGCGACGCTCAACGGCGAGGGCCGGCCCGTCAACATCCTTGTCAACAACGCCGGTTTGATGACTCCGCCCGCCCGTCAGGAGACCGAGGACGGCTTCGAGCTGCAGTTCGGGACCAACCACCTGGGCCACTTCGCCCTCACCGCCCACCTCCTGCCGCTGCTGCGCGCGGGGTCGGCGCGCGTGACCTCCCAGACGAGCGTCGGCGCGCGCACCGGCGGCATCAACTGGGACGACCTGGCCTGGAAAGACTCGTACAACGGCAGCCGCGCCTACAGTCAGTCCAAGATCGCGGTGCTGATGTTCGCCCTGGAGCTGGAGCGGCGCAGCCGGGCTGGCGGCTGGGGCATCACCAGCAACGCGGCCCACCCGGGCATCACGCCCAGCAATCTGCTGGCCGCGCAGCCGCACATGGGCAGGACCAAGGACGCGCCGCCGCTGAGGCTGATCCGCGCGTTCGCCCGGGCCGGGTTCCTCTTCCAGCCGCTGGAGGACGGTCCGCTGCCCTCGCTGTACGCGGCGACCGGCCCGGCGGCGCGCGGCGGCGCCTTCTACGGGCCGAGCGGCTTCCAGCACCTCGGCGGCGCACCCGCCGAGCAGGACGTCTACAAGCCCGCGCGCGACGAGGCCGAAGCGACACGGATGTGGACAGTTTCTGAGGATCTGACCCGTGTCAGCTTCCCCGCCGGCTGA
- a CDS encoding ABC transporter ATP-binding protein codes for MAEPQVSDAEQELFGGPLRYDMGWSQHEHAALDLTLLSALRSMPRLVGATLRIAWHADRRALLAVAVSEIGQGVAAAVGLLAVNAVMHALLGAGTTVERLHALLPGVLAGAGAAVVNSALAGWSTSRAGRLEPLVERIATTQYLAAAASVELEAIEDPQFRRLIDVAQYGAASASRMIGACVAALNGTISLVSTAGVLTILHPLLLPMLILIAAPRGWGAMRVAQERYVSAMSWIEHVRASRLIGNLLTERTAAQEVRIHAVGRFLLSRYERMAESAEAEQERLAASKAVTEWVAAALSGVAMAATYGAMFWLTVSGHMSLAVAGTAVIAVRSGSASLGALVMQLNTLHEESLYVRDHSRFLAEAKRRTIPGGGDPVPLRVREVVLADVTYRYPDRDFPALDGVSLTLPMGSVTAVVGENGSGKSTLMKVLSGLLLPQGGSVLWGDADVASLDRSEVFDRVSLLTQDFQRWPVTAALNIRIGRPSHEAAPGDLQPSIDYAGAGPVIEKLPDGLRSLLALMFRGASELSGGEWQKVGLARTHWRSSTSQADSVLIVDEPTSALDPEAEIAAFDRIRRLTAPHRAVVLVTHRMSGVRHADRIYVLHHGRLTEHGSHDELVAAQGRYAAMFAAQAAQYAPAGG; via the coding sequence ATGGCCGAGCCGCAGGTCTCCGACGCCGAACAGGAGCTGTTCGGCGGCCCGTTACGGTACGACATGGGCTGGTCCCAGCACGAGCACGCAGCGCTCGACCTGACCCTGCTGTCCGCTCTGCGCTCGATGCCGAGGCTCGTCGGGGCGACCCTGCGGATCGCGTGGCACGCGGACCGGCGGGCGTTGCTCGCCGTCGCCGTCAGCGAGATAGGCCAGGGCGTGGCGGCCGCCGTCGGACTGCTCGCGGTCAACGCCGTCATGCACGCGCTGCTCGGCGCGGGCACAACGGTGGAGCGGCTGCACGCGCTGCTGCCCGGCGTGCTCGCCGGCGCCGGGGCCGCCGTCGTCAACTCGGCGCTGGCCGGCTGGTCCACCTCGCGGGCAGGACGGCTGGAACCTCTCGTGGAGCGGATCGCCACGACGCAGTACCTGGCCGCAGCGGCCTCGGTGGAGCTGGAGGCCATCGAGGACCCGCAGTTCCGCCGGCTGATCGACGTCGCCCAGTACGGCGCCGCATCCGCGAGCCGCATGATCGGGGCCTGTGTGGCCGCGCTGAACGGCACCATCTCGCTGGTCTCCACGGCCGGTGTCCTGACCATCCTGCATCCGCTCCTGCTGCCCATGCTGATCCTCATCGCGGCGCCGCGCGGCTGGGGTGCGATGCGCGTGGCGCAGGAGCGGTACGTGTCGGCCATGAGCTGGATCGAGCATGTCCGGGCCAGCCGGCTCATCGGCAATCTGCTCACCGAACGCACCGCCGCCCAGGAAGTGCGCATCCACGCCGTCGGGCGCTTCCTGCTCAGCCGTTACGAGCGCATGGCCGAGAGCGCCGAGGCGGAGCAGGAGCGGCTGGCGGCGAGCAAGGCCGTCACCGAGTGGGTGGCCGCGGCACTGTCCGGGGTGGCCATGGCGGCGACGTACGGCGCCATGTTCTGGCTGACCGTCAGCGGGCACATGAGCCTGGCCGTCGCCGGCACCGCCGTGATCGCCGTACGCTCCGGGTCGGCGAGCCTGGGCGCCCTGGTGATGCAACTCAACACACTGCACGAGGAGTCGCTGTACGTGCGCGACCACTCCCGCTTCCTGGCCGAGGCGAAGCGGCGCACCATCCCCGGCGGCGGCGATCCCGTTCCCCTGCGGGTAAGGGAAGTCGTCCTCGCCGACGTCACATACCGCTACCCGGACCGTGACTTCCCCGCCCTGGACGGAGTGTCGCTCACCCTGCCGATGGGCTCGGTCACCGCCGTGGTCGGCGAGAACGGTTCGGGCAAGAGCACACTGATGAAGGTGCTGTCGGGGCTGTTGCTCCCGCAGGGCGGAAGTGTGTTGTGGGGCGACGCCGATGTGGCCTCGCTGGACCGTTCCGAGGTCTTCGACCGGGTCTCCCTGCTCACCCAGGACTTCCAACGCTGGCCCGTGACAGCGGCGTTGAACATCCGCATCGGCCGGCCGTCCCACGAGGCGGCCCCCGGCGACCTCCAGCCGTCCATCGACTACGCGGGAGCGGGACCGGTCATCGAGAAACTGCCCGACGGCCTGCGGAGCCTGCTGGCGCTGATGTTCCGCGGGGCCAGCGAACTGTCCGGCGGTGAGTGGCAGAAGGTGGGCCTGGCCCGTACCCACTGGCGCAGTTCGACGTCACAGGCCGACAGCGTCCTCATCGTGGACGAGCCGACCTCCGCCCTCGACCCGGAGGCCGAGATCGCCGCGTTCGACCGTATCCGCAGGCTCACCGCGCCGCACCGGGCCGTCGTCCTCGTCACCCACCGCATGTCCGGCGTCCGCCATGCCGACCGTATCTACGTCCTGCACCACGGACGGCTGACCGAGCACGGCAGCCACGACGAACTCGTCGCAGCCCAGGGGCGGTACGCCGCGATGTTCGCCGCGCAGGCCGCGCAGTACGCCCCCGCCGGCGGCTGA